The following are from one region of the Ictalurus furcatus strain D&B chromosome 11, Billie_1.0, whole genome shotgun sequence genome:
- the frs3 gene encoding fibroblast growth factor receptor substrate 2, translating into MGSCWSCLYRDAIQDNHPTKFKVTNVDDEGNELGSGTMELTQTELILHTRKRDAIRWPYLCLRRYGYDSNLFSFESGRRCQTGQGIFAFKCSRAEEIFNLLQELMQCNSINVVEEPMIMTRPGHTPEMEMPRTPQTPNTPGFPVQTFPNGYPGYPISAESSQPSLTDDHRHSLMGMDDQTHTYVNTVSMESELSSRHCVRSLPEVRPPAFTEASTKPGQPGMHCCGMDDSHKDPQLFLQPGTQEVKFMLGPTPAQRHLMERERERERDRDRHSSHPLRAPDGSSETEGEEAPPLHMCNTHAYHHYHHHLHRHSSMEPCPGSQLTYENINGLRGPRRQRLSPSSASQSQSVGSSSSSSTAGETHPHTHPHSLALSHTHASPLPPQGYSGGHRRSALLNYENLPSLPPVWEYRALQHDEEEEQDEDEEDDEYEEEEEEDFDEYEYSEGPGTPNGYHQESGGSGGIHRDALQNYVNTEQIPPPTHLHHACPPHPQPSERGGRVFSFDFRRHRAGRGTVGSAACEQHGRHLPPPPSRQLNYIQVDLEAGASSCPGHGGGGAQVPQRPPPMKRGMAAAPVMPPSRRGECYAVIDLQKTAAMSNLQKALPRDDGTSRKTRHNSTDLPL; encoded by the exons GTGACAAATGTGGATGATGAAGGGAACGAGCTGGGATCGGGGACTATGGAGCTCACCCAAACCGAGCTCATTCTGCACACCCGAAAGCGTGACGCCATCCGGTGGCCGTACCTCTGCCTGCGCCGTTACGGATACGATTCCAACTTGTTCTCCTTCGAGAGCGGGAGACGCTGTCAGACAGGACAGG GGATCTTTGCATTTAAGTGCTCTAGGGCAGAAGAGATCTTTAACCTGCTGCAGGAGCTGATGCAGTGCAACAGTATTAACGTGGTGGAGGAGCCCATGATCATGACCCGGCCTGGCCACACGCCTGAGATGGAGATGCCCCGAACCCCTCAAACACCCAACA CTCCCGGGTTCCCAGTGCAGACGTTTCCTAACGGATACCCTGGATACCCTATAAGTGCAGAATCGTCACAGCCCTCCCTTACCGATGACCACAGACACAGCCTCATGGGGATGGATGACCAG acacacacgtatGTGAATACGGTTAGTATGGAGAGTGAGCTTTCGAGCCGCCACTGTGTCCGATCCCTTCCCGAGGTTCGGCCCCCCGCCTTCACCGAGGCGTCCACTAAACCTGGCCAACCCGGCATGCACTGCTGTGGCATGGACGACTCTCACAAGGACCCTCAGCTCTTCCTCCAGCCAGGGACTCAGGAGGTGAAGTTCATGCTGGGGCCAACGCCTGCACAGCGACACCTGATGGAGCGAGAGCGGGAGCGAGAGCGAGACCGAGACCGGCactcctctcaccctctccgAGCGCCTGACGGCAGCTCCGAAACCGAGGGAGAAGAGGCTCCTCCCCTTCACATGTGCAACACACATGCCTACCACCATTACCACCATCATCTGCACCGGCACTCCAGCATGGAGCCTTGTCCGGGAAGCCAGCTAACATATGAGAACATTAACGGTCTTAGAGGGCCACGCAGGCAGAGGCTAAGCCCCAGCAGTGCCTCCCAGTCGCAGTCTGTGGGCtcaagcagcagcagcagcacagctggagaaacacacccacatacacacccacactcccTGGCACTCTCGCACACACATGCGTCCCCATTGCCTCCGCAGGGCTACAGCGGGGGTCATCGCCGCTCTGCGCTGCTCAACTACGAGAACCTTCCGTCACTGCCACCGGTGTGGGAGTACCGTGCTCTTCAGcatgatgaagaagaggagcaggatgaagatgaggaagatgatgagtacgaggaggaagaagaggaggactTTGATGAGTATGAATATTCAGAGGGGCCAGGAACACCGAATGGATATCATCAGGAAAGTGGTGGCAGCGGTGGGATTCATCGCGATGCTCTGCAGAACTACGTCAACACAGAACAG ATTCCGCCTCCCACCCATCTGCATCATGCGTGCCCTCCTCATCCTCAGCCCTCCGAGAGGGGTGGCCGAGTTTTCAGTTTTGATTTCCGCCGGCATCGGGCGGGGCGCGGCACGGTTGGCAGTGCAGCCTGCGAGCAGCATGGCCGCCACCTGCCCCCTCCGCCCTCTCGCCAGCTCAACTACATCCAGGTGGACTTGGAGGCTGGAGCCTCGAGTTGCCCAGGACACGGCGGGGGTGGAGCTCAAGTGCCACAGAGACCGCCTCCAATGAAGCGCGGCATGGCTGCTGCCCCGGTAATGCCTCCCTCCCGCCGTGGTGAGTGTTATGCTGTGATCGACCTGCAGAAAACCGCAGCCATGTCCAATCTGCAGAAAGCCCTGCCTCGTGATGATGGCACGTCCCGAAAGACCCGCCACAACAGCACCGACCTGCCTCTGTGA
- the ppil1 gene encoding peptidyl-prolyl cis-trans isomerase-like 1, whose protein sequence is MSGIPPDSWQPATVSLETSMGTIVLELYWKHAPKTCKNFAELGRRGYYNNTKFHRIIKDFMVQGGDPTGTGRGGACIYGKQFEDELHPELKFTGAGILAMANAGPDTNGSQFFLTLAPTQWLDGKHSIFGRVCQGISVLNRIGMVETNSQDRPVEEIKILRVTLPN, encoded by the exons ATGTCAGGAATCCCACCAGACTCATGGCAGCCCGCTACGGTGTCACTCGAGACCTC TATGGGAACCATCGTGTTGGAGTTGTACTGGAAACACGCACCTAAAACCTGCAAGAACTTCGCCGAGCTGGGCAGACGAGGATATTACAACAACACCAAGTTTCATCGCATCATTAAAGACTTCATGGTGCAAGGAGGCGACCCGACAGGAACTG GCCGTGGTGGTGCATGTATATATGGCAAACAGTTTGAGGATGAACTTCACCCAGAGCTGAAATTCACAG gtGCTGGAATCCTTGCTATGGCTAACGCAGGCCCAGACACAAACGGGAGTCAGTTCTTTTTGACTCTGGCCCCCACACAGTGGCTTGATGGCAAGCACAGTATATttgggagagtttgccaagGCATCAGCGTTCTTAATCGAATCGGCATGGTGGAGACTAACAGTCAAGATCGTCCTGTGGAGGAGATCAAAATACTCCGGGTGACTCTACCTAACTGA
- the eno1b gene encoding enolase 1b, (alpha), which yields MSIVKIHAREIFDSRGNPTVEVDLYTDKGLFRAAVPSGASTGIYEALELRDNDKSCYMGKGVSKAVQHVNQIIAPALIEQGISVVEQEKLDRFMLELDGTDNKSQFGANAILGVSLAVCKAGAGEKGVPLYQHIADLAGNPEVILPVPAFNVINGGSHAGNKLAMQEFMILPVGANSFKEAMRIGAEVYHNLKNVIKEKYGKDATNVGDEGGFAPNILENKEALELLKLAISKAGYSDEVVIGMDVAASEFYRDGKYDLDFKSPDDPSRYITSDELAELYKSFVQDYPVVSIEDPFDQDDWQAWASFTGTTDIQVVGDDLTVTNPKRISKAVEEKACNCLLLKVNQIGSVTESLQACKMAQSNGWGVMVSHRSGETEDTFIADLVVGLCTGQIKTGAPCRSERLAKYNQILRIEEELGDKAHFAGRKFRNPLN from the exons ATGTCCATCGTGAAGATTCATGCTCGGGAGATTTTTGATTCCAGAGGGAACCCGACTGTAGAAGTGGACCTTTACACAGACAAAG GTCTGTTTCGAGCTGCTGTTCCTAGTGGAGCGTCCACTGGCATCTATGAAGCGCTGGAGTTAAGGGACAATGATAAATCATGCTATATggggaaag GTGTCTCAAAGGCTGTTCAGCATGTCAATCAAATAATTGCACCTGCACTGATCGAACAG GGAATCTCTGTAGTTGAGCAAGAGAAGCTTGACCGGTTCATGCTGGAGTTGGATGGCACTGATAACAAAT CTCAGTTTGGTGCTAATGCCATCCTGGGTGTATCCCTGGCTGTGTGCAAGGCAGGAGCTGGAGAGAAAGGTGTCCCTTTGTATCAACATATTGCTGATCTTGCAGGCAACCCAGAGGTCATCCTGCCAGTGCCG GCTTTTAACGTGATAAATGGTGGCTCCCATGCGGGCAATAAGCTGGCAATGCAGGAGTTCATGATCCTGCCAGTGGGAGCAAATAGCTTTAAGGAGGCCATGCGCATCGGGGCTGAGGTCTACCACAACCTGAAAAACGTCATTAAGGAGAAGTATGGCAAGGATGCCACCAATGTAGGCGATGAGGGTGGATTTGCTCCAAATATCCTGGAGAATAAGGAAG CTCTGGAGCTGCTAAAGCTTGCTATCAGCAAAGCAGGTTACTCGGATGAAGTTGTTATTGGCATGGATGTGGCAGCATCAGAATTTTACCGGGATGGAAAATATGATCTGGATTTCAAGTCACCTGATGACCCCAGTCGTTATATTACCTCTGATGAACTTGCTGAACTGTACAAGAGCTTTGTGCAGGATTACCCTG TGGTGTCCATCGAGGACCCATTTGACCAGGACGACTGGCAGGCCTGGGCCAGCTTTACAGGCACTACAGACATTCAGGTAGTTGGGGACGACCTGACCGTGACTAACCCCAAACGCATTTCCAAAGCAGTGGAGGAGAAGGCCTGCAACTGTCTGCTTCTCAAAGTGAACCAGATTGGCTCTGTAACAGAGTCCCTGCAGGC ATGTAAGATGGCTCAGTCCAATGGCTGGGGTGTGATGGTGAGCCACCGCTCAGGAGAGACTGAGGACACTTTCATCGCTGACCTGGTGGTTGGCCTGTGCACTGGACAG ATCAAAACAGGAGCACCCTGTCGTTCTGAACGCCTGGCCAAATACAACCAGATCCTCAG aaTTGAAGAGGAACTGGGTGATAAGGCTCATTTTGCAGGGAGGAAGTTCAGGAACCCACTGAACTGA